The Victivallaceae bacterium genome contains a region encoding:
- the gmk gene encoding guanylate kinase, translated as MTEIFENPNSIMKRPLIFVISAPSGTGKSTVADRLEMDLKNLLKRARSCTTRTIRHGEVEGRDYYFIDEERFRALIDSSSFLEYEELFGACYGILKSEVEGILASGNHVLLVLDVKGALKFRNLFPSSVVTIFLLPPSPEEQLKRLSKRGSENSDSLHERLSRTVEEERMSDFFDYKVINQDLNATAFILKSIFIAEEHRRRDHE; from the coding sequence ATGACGGAAATCTTCGAGAACCCGAATTCGATTATGAAACGTCCTTTGATTTTCGTAATCAGTGCTCCCTCAGGAACCGGTAAATCCACTGTTGCGGATCGTCTGGAAATGGATTTAAAGAACTTGTTAAAGAGAGCTCGTTCATGCACTACCAGAACAATAAGACACGGTGAGGTAGAAGGACGAGATTATTATTTCATTGATGAAGAACGGTTTCGAGCGTTGATTGATTCGAGCAGCTTTTTGGAATATGAAGAATTATTCGGGGCTTGTTACGGAATTCTGAAATCTGAAGTCGAAGGAATTTTGGCTTCGGGAAATCATGTGCTGCTCGTTTTGGACGTAAAAGGCGCTTTGAAGTTTCGTAATTTATTTCCTTCTTCGGTCGTAACGATTTTTTTGCTACCGCCGTCTCCGGAAGAGCAACTAAAAAGGTTGTCGAAAAGAGGTTCCGAGAATTCGGATAGTTTACATGAGCGTTTATCAAGAACGGTTGAAGAAGAACGGATGTCGGATTTTTTTGATTATAAAGTGATTAATCAGGATCTTAATGCTACCGCATTCATTCTTAAAAGCATTTTTATAGCGGAAGAACACAGAAGGAGGGATCATGAGTGA
- the metG gene encoding methionine--tRNA ligase codes for MNERFMSRKKMREKVLITAALPYANGPLHFGHIAGVYLPADCCARFHRLIGSDVIYICGSDEYGIAITLNAEHAGIPFKEYVDYYHNLHLASFRDLNIVFDYFSRTTSDSHAPLVIDFYNDLKRGGYIEEKETEQLFSEQEDRFLADRYVTGKCPYCKADGVRGDECGSCGASYEATDLIDPRSKINGKSLVLKKTRHDFLKLELFKEFLEKRLKERPFRPNVQKFVLEYLKNLRSRAITRDLNWGVPVPGKESKVFYVWFDAPIGYVSATLDWADKVKNNRELWKDYWLKDDVKYIEFIGKDNIVFHAVIFPSMEEGQSLPYKQVDDLVASEFYTLEGKQLSKSDGHFIDIDDFLSKYSVDTVRYFLASGAPETSDSNFSFEEFKSRCNADLVGKYGNFINRVLSFADKNGFKTIKAHSHLLNDENIAFMESVKNGAREAYDCYTDYSIRRATQAVMEVATLGNVYFNSAAPWKLIKDSSCREKVENILFCCLFCQKILALISYPLIPETSIKILNALGIVNKEKTNGVTFSDESIFDLWNKDFLDYRSTEYAPVCPDLLFSLIE; via the coding sequence ATGAATGAGCGTTTTATGAGTCGTAAAAAAATGCGGGAAAAGGTCTTGATTACGGCTGCCTTGCCGTATGCTAACGGACCGCTGCATTTCGGGCACATAGCGGGAGTCTATTTACCGGCAGATTGTTGCGCTCGTTTTCATAGGCTTATAGGTTCCGATGTAATTTACATTTGCGGTTCCGATGAGTACGGTATTGCTATAACGTTAAATGCCGAACATGCAGGTATTCCGTTTAAGGAGTACGTAGATTATTATCATAATTTGCATTTGGCTTCTTTCCGTGATTTAAACATCGTTTTCGATTATTTTTCCCGAACTACATCAGATTCTCATGCTCCTTTGGTTATCGATTTTTATAACGATTTAAAACGGGGCGGGTATATAGAAGAGAAAGAGACTGAGCAATTATTTTCGGAACAGGAAGATCGTTTCTTAGCCGATCGATACGTTACGGGTAAGTGCCCTTATTGTAAAGCTGACGGAGTCAGAGGAGACGAATGCGGTAGTTGCGGGGCCTCTTATGAAGCCACTGATTTGATTGATCCTCGTTCCAAAATCAACGGAAAATCTTTGGTTCTCAAAAAAACAAGACATGACTTTCTTAAACTGGAATTGTTTAAAGAATTTCTTGAGAAACGTCTTAAGGAAAGACCTTTTCGTCCTAACGTTCAAAAGTTTGTTCTTGAGTATTTAAAAAATCTTCGGTCTCGTGCCATTACCAGGGATCTTAATTGGGGAGTACCTGTTCCCGGAAAAGAGAGTAAGGTTTTTTATGTCTGGTTCGATGCTCCGATAGGATATGTGAGTGCTACTCTTGATTGGGCGGATAAGGTTAAAAATAATCGAGAGTTATGGAAAGATTATTGGTTAAAGGATGACGTTAAATATATCGAATTCATAGGAAAGGATAATATTGTATTTCATGCCGTTATTTTTCCTTCAATGGAAGAGGGGCAAAGCCTTCCTTATAAGCAAGTCGATGATTTGGTAGCTTCCGAGTTTTATACCTTGGAAGGTAAACAGTTGAGTAAGTCCGATGGACATTTTATTGATATCGATGATTTTTTAAGTAAATATTCGGTAGATACCGTTCGTTACTTTTTGGCTTCCGGTGCTCCGGAAACTTCGGACAGTAATTTTTCTTTTGAAGAATTCAAATCTCGTTGTAACGCTGATTTGGTAGGTAAGTACGGTAATTTTATCAATAGAGTATTATCTTTTGCAGATAAAAATGGTTTTAAAACAATCAAAGCGCATTCCCATTTATTGAATGATGAAAACATAGCTTTTATGGAAAGCGTCAAGAACGGGGCGAGAGAGGCTTATGATTGTTATACGGATTATAGCATTCGAAGAGCGACTCAAGCCGTTATGGAAGTTGCTACGTTAGGGAACGTTTATTTCAATAGTGCGGCACCATGGAAATTAATTAAAGACTCGTCTTGTAGGGAGAAAGTCGAAAACATTCTCTTCTGTTGTCTTTTCTGTCAGAAAATTTTGGCGTTGATTTCTTATCCTTTAATTCCTGAGACATCGATTAAGATTTTGAATGCGTTAGGAATCGTAAATAAAGAAAAGACGAATGGGGTGACATTTTCCGATGAATCGATTTTCGATTTATGGAATAAGGACTTTTTGGATTATCGTTCAACCGAATATGCCCCGGTTTGTCCGGACCTGTTGTTTTCGTTGATTGAGTGA
- a CDS encoding ribonuclease HII, translating to MIVSENNDDFLFRKFSAMSVFETEAYKAGYRYVIGIDEAGRGPLAGPVLAVACYLPPGKFFPGVDDSKKMTSSGRKKIKDLLLSDKEVSFGIGLVEAPIIDRINILQATKQAMREAVDSCRTPTDFLLIDGMNFDINGLPSRGIVKGDALCVSIAAASVLAKEFRDEIMLRYHKEYPEYGFERHKGYGTAVHLAALKKFGPTPIHRKSFSPVAKCKFQSPSYCEASV from the coding sequence ATGATTGTATCTGAAAACAACGATGATTTTTTGTTCCGAAAATTTTCGGCTATGAGTGTTTTTGAAACGGAGGCTTATAAAGCCGGCTATCGGTATGTGATTGGGATTGACGAAGCGGGCAGAGGGCCTTTGGCCGGTCCTGTATTGGCGGTGGCTTGTTATCTACCTCCCGGAAAATTTTTTCCCGGTGTTGACGATAGTAAAAAAATGACTTCTTCAGGAAGGAAAAAAATTAAGGATTTGTTGTTGTCTGATAAGGAAGTGTCTTTCGGAATCGGGCTTGTCGAAGCTCCGATCATTGATCGGATCAATATTTTACAAGCTACTAAACAAGCTATGAGGGAAGCTGTCGATTCCTGTCGTACGCCTACAGACTTTCTCTTAATTGACGGTATGAATTTTGATATTAACGGTCTGCCTTCCAGAGGAATTGTTAAAGGAGATGCTCTTTGTGTGTCTATTGCCGCTGCTTCCGTTTTGGCTAAGGAATTTCGTGATGAAATCATGTTAAGGTATCATAAAGAGTATCCTGAGTACGGTTTTGAAAGACACAAAGGTTATGGAACTGCGGTACACCTTGCCGCTCTGAAAAAATTCGGTCCGACTCCTATTCACAGAAAGAGTTTTTCTCCCGTAGCGAAATGTAAGTTTCAATCCCCTTCTTATTGCGAGGCATCGGTCTAA
- a CDS encoding ATP-dependent RecD-like DNA helicase has protein sequence MERIHGTIHQILHRSDSLTIASLKTPYQEKPITVISRFECNPNAEVSVYGNWSEDHYYGTIFNVTEIKYEKNSGNKGIFNYLVSKNIKGIGPKIAKKIIETFSENTLNIINDDPQRLREVPGLGNKKSDQLIKQLGEQKQLRDTVLFLQEYDVPVYFAKKLFAKFGENTISIIRTNPFILASKNIRGIGFKTADLIALKLGLPKNSAYRIKASLQFIMNESTDLGHCCLPLTHLIERTDKILNNESTDHIVTEEEISQQISILIKTEIFIKHVLNAVPMIWKKELFQNELSIAFDLKRILFSSKNIRNISPETSVPWAEERLGFTLAEKQKEALTLSIRKKIHIITGGPGTGKTTITEAILIIFQQLTHKIILAAPTGKAAKRLSEVTRKRAVTIHSLLRYDRENRSFKINKKNPLDCDLIIVDESGMIDTILLKHFLQALPDSAIVLFIGDIHQLPSVGPGNILKDMIRSDLISVTELNEVFRQVHDSGIITNAHLINQGIFPELYKKNGKQDFLFFRKEDPKEALEQIVSLITDVIPGKFHISIKDIQVLSPMKKGVLGTHTLNESIRKKLNPNQLFIMKNQQKYSAGDKVMQTRNNYGKEVFNGDIGYIQSIDFSNKSVTVLFDAKYINYTFNELNELTIAYAISVHKYQGSESPCIIIPIHTSHYMMLYRNLLYTAITRGKKLVVLIGSIKAIAISVNTNRIDTRFTGLEQAIKATRINHELIPISG, from the coding sequence ATGGAAAGAATTCACGGAACAATTCATCAGATCCTTCATAGATCCGACTCTTTGACGATAGCCTCGTTAAAAACTCCTTACCAAGAAAAACCCATTACCGTCATCTCTCGTTTCGAATGCAATCCGAATGCTGAAGTCAGCGTTTACGGTAACTGGTCGGAAGATCATTATTACGGCACAATTTTTAACGTAACCGAGATCAAGTACGAAAAAAATTCCGGAAATAAAGGTATTTTTAATTATTTGGTTTCCAAAAATATTAAAGGTATCGGACCCAAAATCGCAAAAAAAATCATTGAAACATTTTCCGAAAATACTCTTAACATCATCAATGACGATCCTCAACGATTAAGGGAAGTCCCCGGCTTGGGAAACAAAAAAAGCGATCAACTCATTAAACAACTCGGAGAACAAAAACAACTTCGAGATACCGTTCTTTTTCTACAGGAATATGACGTACCCGTCTATTTTGCGAAAAAATTATTCGCCAAATTCGGAGAAAACACCATCTCCATAATTAGAACGAATCCTTTTATTCTCGCTTCAAAAAACATACGCGGCATCGGATTTAAAACGGCAGACCTCATTGCATTAAAATTGGGATTACCGAAAAATTCCGCATACAGGATCAAAGCAAGTCTTCAATTCATTATGAATGAAAGTACCGATCTCGGTCACTGTTGTTTACCTCTTACCCATCTTATCGAACGCACCGATAAAATATTAAATAACGAATCAACGGATCATATCGTTACCGAAGAAGAGATTAGCCAACAAATTTCCATATTGATTAAAACGGAAATTTTCATAAAACATGTCTTAAATGCCGTACCGATGATCTGGAAAAAAGAATTGTTTCAAAACGAGCTTTCAATTGCCTTCGACCTTAAACGCATTCTTTTTTCGTCAAAAAATATACGGAATATTTCACCTGAAACCTCCGTTCCCTGGGCAGAAGAACGTCTAGGCTTCACGCTCGCCGAAAAACAGAAAGAGGCCCTGACTTTATCGATAAGAAAGAAAATTCACATCATCACAGGAGGGCCCGGAACCGGAAAAACCACAATAACCGAGGCTATTCTTATCATTTTTCAACAATTAACGCATAAAATAATATTGGCGGCACCGACAGGAAAGGCAGCCAAAAGACTTTCCGAAGTCACAAGAAAACGAGCCGTTACTATTCATAGCCTCTTAAGATATGATCGAGAAAACCGATCATTTAAAATTAATAAAAAAAATCCTCTCGATTGTGACCTTATTATCGTCGATGAATCGGGAATGATCGATACGATTCTTTTGAAACATTTTCTTCAGGCACTTCCTGATTCCGCCATTGTTTTATTTATAGGGGACATCCATCAATTACCCAGCGTTGGACCCGGTAATATTTTAAAAGACATGATTAGATCGGATCTGATTTCAGTAACGGAACTGAATGAAGTATTCAGACAGGTACACGATTCAGGGATTATTACCAATGCTCATCTCATTAACCAAGGCATCTTTCCCGAATTATATAAAAAAAACGGGAAACAAGATTTTTTGTTCTTCAGAAAAGAAGATCCCAAAGAAGCCTTGGAACAAATCGTTTCTTTGATAACGGATGTTATCCCCGGAAAATTTCATATATCGATTAAGGACATTCAAGTTTTATCTCCCATGAAAAAAGGAGTACTCGGAACACATACGCTTAATGAGTCAATCCGCAAAAAATTAAACCCCAATCAACTTTTTATTATGAAAAATCAACAAAAATACTCGGCGGGAGACAAAGTTATGCAAACCCGTAACAATTACGGGAAAGAGGTCTTTAACGGAGATATAGGTTATATTCAATCGATTGATTTTTCGAATAAATCCGTTACCGTTCTATTCGATGCCAAGTATATAAATTACACTTTCAATGAACTTAACGAATTAACTATCGCTTACGCCATATCCGTCCATAAATATCAAGGAAGCGAAAGTCCCTGCATAATCATTCCGATACATACATCGCACTACATGATGTTGTACCGTAATTTACTTTACACGGCCATTACGAGAGGAAAAAAATTAGTCGTTTTAATCGGAAGTATAAAAGCTATCGCCATATCGGTAAATACAAATAGAATTGATACTCGGTTTACGGGACTGGAACAAGCGATTAAAGCGACACGAATTAATCACGAATTAATACCGATTTCCGGATGA